One window from the genome of Pirellulaceae bacterium encodes:
- a CDS encoding potassium channel family protein has translation MDKPKRLSRLSSNNLLILLLSLIFLLLGVPLLENVVDAGTLWRLGLTAVTILAAIATQRRKLLLGLGLLAVAVTAPMNWLTMAIQNHSLFLASCILHAIFFATMATMILTAVIKKHLATIDSIYGAICSYLLYGLAWSMLYLGLSLSPAGDWTILGAEFDLESPRQEVSAFSQIIYFSFVTMSSLGYGDLVPSTVLVRTLSWMQSVFGQFYIAVLVAWLVSEIPRSRHHEDLEHRLNALEVAQVAEPPTSGPAAKTPMDSGRDNEC, from the coding sequence ATGGATAAGCCGAAACGACTAAGCCGGCTCAGTTCCAATAATCTTTTGATTCTGCTCCTGTCGTTGATTTTTTTATTGCTCGGCGTACCTCTGCTAGAAAACGTCGTGGACGCTGGGACGCTCTGGAGATTGGGACTGACGGCGGTCACCATCCTGGCGGCTATCGCAACTCAACGTCGAAAGCTTTTGCTGGGACTCGGACTGCTGGCTGTCGCCGTAACTGCGCCGATGAATTGGCTAACCATGGCGATCCAAAATCACTCGTTGTTTCTCGCATCGTGCATCCTTCACGCGATTTTTTTCGCGACGATGGCCACCATGATTCTAACCGCGGTCATCAAGAAACACCTCGCCACCATTGATTCCATTTACGGCGCAATCTGCTCTTATCTGCTCTATGGCTTGGCATGGTCGATGCTCTATCTAGGACTCAGCTTGAGTCCAGCTGGCGACTGGACAATTCTGGGGGCCGAATTCGACTTAGAAAGTCCGCGTCAAGAAGTCTCTGCGTTTTCACAAATCATTTATTTCAGCTTCGTAACCATGTCTTCACTTGGATATGGAGATTTGGTTCCCAGTACCGTATTGGTGCGAACTCTCAGTTGGATGCAATCGGTCTTTGGCCAATTCTATATCGCGGTGCTGGTCGCTTGGCTGGTCAGTGAGATTCCTCGCAGCCGACACCATGAGGATCTGGAACACCGGCTTAACGCTTTGGAAGTGGCTCAGGTGGCAGAGCCGCCGACTTCGGGGCCTGCAGCGAAAACACCGATGGATTCGGGGCGGGATAACGAGTGCTAG
- a CDS encoding efflux RND transporter periplasmic adaptor subunit: MPNQYTVMLILMAILTVGCAAKNDYQAPPIPAVTVAKPIQRTVTVYLEETGTTEAVDVVDVRARVRGFLEKIEFEPGNQVKKGQILYQIEPKQYEAAVAAATADLSAANVNLKKAQIEFERQERLMKSDATSESAFVATQAARDEASAKIAAAQATLDQANLNLSYTQVAAPISGRVGKTLVKEGNLVDGAEATHLTTIIQYDPIFVNFNINESQLLKLMKPAKDRNAEGQKFSPPLYLRRANDEGFPFEGKGDYADLAVDQSTGTFLVRGIFPNPDEQILPGLFVRVRLPVSKLENALLVPEVSILTDQTGKYLFVVDDKDVVQRRSIKVGPKEVIRSQPFVVIEEGLSPDDRVVVNGIQRARPEATVKATDEDLNQQLTDPVTSDAPATEKPESTPQPESTPTKTSAAPGTG, encoded by the coding sequence ATGCCAAATCAATACACCGTCATGCTGATCTTGATGGCGATTCTTACAGTCGGTTGCGCGGCTAAAAATGACTATCAGGCGCCGCCCATTCCTGCCGTGACTGTCGCCAAGCCGATCCAACGGACCGTGACGGTCTATCTTGAAGAAACGGGTACGACGGAAGCAGTGGATGTGGTTGATGTAAGAGCGCGTGTTCGAGGCTTCCTGGAGAAAATTGAATTTGAGCCTGGAAACCAAGTCAAGAAAGGCCAGATCCTTTATCAAATTGAGCCAAAACAGTATGAGGCTGCTGTTGCCGCTGCCACAGCGGACTTGAGTGCTGCCAACGTAAACCTCAAGAAAGCACAAATCGAGTTTGAACGACAAGAAAGACTGATGAAGAGCGATGCGACTTCGGAGTCGGCTTTTGTGGCAACTCAAGCTGCTCGTGATGAAGCGTCTGCCAAAATCGCTGCCGCGCAGGCAACTTTGGACCAAGCGAATCTGAATCTGTCGTATACCCAAGTCGCGGCTCCAATTTCTGGGAGAGTTGGCAAAACACTAGTCAAAGAAGGTAATTTGGTCGATGGGGCCGAGGCGACTCACCTGACAACGATCATTCAATATGACCCGATTTTCGTGAATTTTAACATCAACGAATCGCAACTGCTGAAGTTGATGAAACCTGCAAAAGATCGGAACGCGGAGGGCCAAAAGTTTTCTCCTCCCTTGTATTTGCGCCGCGCGAACGATGAGGGTTTCCCTTTTGAAGGAAAAGGCGATTATGCTGATCTGGCCGTTGATCAAAGTACCGGTACCTTCCTGGTGCGAGGTATCTTTCCGAATCCCGATGAGCAAATCTTGCCAGGACTTTTCGTGCGAGTGAGACTTCCCGTTTCGAAACTCGAAAACGCATTGCTCGTTCCTGAAGTTTCCATCCTGACGGATCAAACAGGAAAGTACTTGTTTGTCGTTGATGACAAGGATGTCGTACAAAGACGCTCCATCAAAGTGGGCCCCAAAGAGGTTATTCGGTCTCAGCCATTCGTCGTGATTGAAGAGGGGCTGTCGCCGGACGATCGTGTGGTCGTGAATGGGATTCAGCGAGCTCGACCCGAGGCGACGGTGAAGGCAACGGACGAAGATTTGAATCAGCAACTCACGGACCCGGTCACGTCCGATGCTCCCGCGACAGAGAAACCAGAGTCGACTCCACAACCAGAGTCGACTCCGACCAAGACGTCTGCTGCTCCTGGAACGGGGTGA
- a CDS encoding sulfatase encodes MNLHDRFLFLLVIGLTFTSPLTTLAGQKESEQTNFVFFLVDDLGWADIGCFGSEFYETPNIDRLGASGMKFTNGYAACPVCSPTRASIMTGRHPVRVDITDWIPGMRAQRFKNAKFLQVNDRDNLALGETTIAEALKEHGYQTFFAGKWHLGDQGHWPRDQGFDINVGGCKLGWPPGGYYAPWTNPNLQAHRDDEYLTERLTEESILFLKERDKAQPFLLYLSYYNVHAPITPYKKRLSHFTEKAARSFDDKTPRVKERLGTSRTRQDNAAYASMIAAVDDSVGAILQKLNDLKLSKNTVVIFFSDNGGFCTVNQLGPTSNLPLRSGKGWLYEGGVREPTIIRAPGVTQPGSTCDVPIVSMDFFPTMLALAHLPSAPELHADGISIVPLLRGDSQEHQRTFYWHYPHYHGSTWTPGASIRDGNWKLIEFYHWEDVELYDLSKDLGERNDLSKQYPNKTAELRQKLKTWQTSMNARMPQQDPKHASSLK; translated from the coding sequence ATGAATTTGCATGATCGTTTTCTGTTCCTACTGGTCATCGGCCTCACATTCACATCGCCATTGACAACGTTGGCTGGGCAGAAGGAATCGGAACAGACGAACTTCGTCTTCTTCCTAGTCGATGATCTAGGCTGGGCCGATATTGGCTGCTTTGGGAGTGAATTCTATGAGACGCCGAACATTGATCGTCTCGGCGCATCCGGCATGAAATTCACAAATGGTTATGCGGCCTGCCCCGTTTGCTCGCCGACGCGTGCCAGCATCATGACGGGTCGGCACCCCGTCCGTGTTGACATCACCGATTGGATTCCCGGCATGCGGGCTCAACGTTTCAAGAATGCAAAGTTTCTTCAGGTCAATGACCGCGACAACTTGGCATTAGGCGAGACAACGATTGCCGAGGCGTTGAAGGAACACGGCTACCAAACTTTCTTTGCGGGCAAGTGGCACTTGGGGGATCAAGGGCACTGGCCGCGGGACCAAGGATTTGACATCAACGTTGGGGGCTGCAAGCTTGGATGGCCACCAGGAGGCTACTATGCGCCTTGGACAAACCCGAACCTCCAAGCCCATCGCGACGACGAGTACCTGACCGAACGTCTGACAGAGGAGTCGATCTTATTTTTAAAAGAGCGCGACAAGGCGCAGCCTTTCCTATTGTATTTATCCTATTACAACGTCCACGCGCCGATCACTCCCTACAAAAAGCGATTAAGCCATTTCACCGAGAAAGCCGCCAGATCATTCGACGATAAAACGCCACGCGTGAAAGAACGTTTAGGCACATCTCGGACAAGGCAAGACAATGCAGCTTATGCCTCGATGATCGCTGCGGTCGATGACAGTGTGGGTGCTATTCTGCAGAAACTTAACGATTTGAAGTTGAGTAAGAACACCGTGGTTATTTTCTTTTCAGACAATGGTGGATTTTGCACCGTCAATCAGCTTGGCCCCACCAGCAATCTGCCGCTTCGATCGGGTAAAGGCTGGCTTTACGAGGGGGGCGTACGCGAACCAACCATCATTCGAGCACCGGGGGTGACCCAGCCGGGCAGCACATGCGACGTGCCCATTGTGAGCATGGATTTTTTCCCAACGATGCTGGCATTGGCTCATCTGCCCAGCGCACCAGAACTACATGCCGATGGTATCAGTATCGTTCCCTTACTCCGAGGTGACTCACAGGAGCACCAACGAACGTTTTACTGGCATTATCCTCATTACCACGGATCAACCTGGACGCCCGGCGCCTCGATCCGAGACGGAAACTGGAAACTCATCGAGTTTTATCACTGGGAGGACGTTGAGCTATACGACCTATCCAAAGATCTGGGCGAGCGCAATGATCTGAGTAAACAGTATCCCAACAAAACAGCTGAATTGCGGCAAAAGCTAAAAACTTGGCAAACAAGCATGAATGCCAGAATGCCACAACAGGATCCGAAACACGCGTCTTCACTCAAATAG
- a CDS encoding TolC family protein, whose translation MIRVTDLIPWSDSRTEFMLLPLFNIPFRKSFSLQLASIGLRLFSVAALMGSLTGCGHLGNWVHNGFKVGPDYSKPAVSVADDWIEFNNPKVISDSYGVENQAWWGVFQDEQINQLVDETYEQNLTLRAASMRILEAEAERAIAVGLMFPQFQEGFGEYSRVQISRNETLNVGFPFRNFSNWNTGFRAAWELDVWGRYRRAIEAADSQVDATVENYDDILTSLLAETAATYVEIRGFQERIVYAEANIKTQEKNLQLAEIRFDAKDVSKLDVTEARSSLELTRSLVPTFESGLRQANNRLCILLGLPTRDLIPQLGDESIPSTPSDVVVGIPADLIRRRPDLRRAEREVAAQSALIGIAVSDLFPAFTINGSINWSAADFSDIFRSSSNGGLIGPSFNWNLLNYGRLVNKVRVQDARFQQLAIDYQQQVLKANGEVEDAIIFFLKSQEAVASLQASVDATAESVRLASIQYREGAITFDRVNNMQRDLTQVQDQLAVAETNVALSLIQTYRALGGGWQIRLGASPDVSIPAPAEPPAEPIPPAPDPV comes from the coding sequence ATGATTCGAGTTACCGATCTCATCCCCTGGTCCGATTCAAGGACGGAGTTTATGTTGCTTCCGCTGTTTAATATTCCATTTCGAAAGAGCTTCTCATTGCAACTCGCTTCGATTGGGCTCCGACTCTTTAGCGTTGCTGCTTTGATGGGAAGTCTGACCGGTTGTGGTCATCTAGGGAACTGGGTCCATAACGGCTTTAAAGTTGGGCCTGACTATTCGAAACCAGCGGTCAGCGTTGCCGATGACTGGATTGAATTCAACAACCCAAAGGTGATCAGCGATTCCTACGGTGTCGAAAATCAAGCTTGGTGGGGCGTCTTTCAGGATGAGCAAATCAACCAATTGGTCGATGAAACTTACGAGCAAAATCTGACTTTGCGTGCGGCCAGCATGCGTATATTGGAAGCAGAGGCAGAACGAGCGATCGCAGTTGGACTGATGTTTCCGCAATTTCAAGAAGGTTTTGGCGAATATTCCCGTGTGCAGATCAGTCGGAATGAAACTCTCAATGTGGGCTTTCCATTCCGGAATTTTAGTAATTGGAATACCGGTTTTCGGGCTGCCTGGGAACTTGATGTTTGGGGTAGATATCGTCGAGCCATCGAAGCGGCTGATTCTCAAGTTGATGCAACCGTCGAGAATTATGACGACATTCTGACTTCACTGCTCGCCGAAACGGCAGCCACTTATGTCGAGATTCGCGGCTTTCAGGAGCGTATTGTTTACGCCGAAGCGAATATCAAGACTCAGGAAAAAAACCTCCAACTCGCCGAGATTCGTTTTGATGCCAAGGATGTCAGCAAGCTAGATGTTACGGAAGCTCGTTCGAGTTTAGAGCTGACGCGATCGTTGGTGCCCACCTTTGAGTCCGGATTGCGACAGGCGAATAATCGCCTTTGTATTTTGCTTGGCCTCCCAACTCGTGATCTGATACCTCAGTTGGGGGACGAAAGTATTCCGTCGACTCCCAGTGACGTTGTCGTGGGGATTCCTGCTGATTTGATTCGTCGCCGGCCAGATTTGCGGCGTGCCGAACGAGAAGTGGCAGCTCAAAGTGCCTTGATCGGAATCGCGGTTTCGGATTTGTTTCCGGCGTTCACGATCAATGGGTCCATCAATTGGAGCGCTGCCGACTTTAGCGACATTTTTCGATCGTCGAGCAACGGCGGACTCATTGGGCCTTCCTTCAATTGGAATCTCTTGAACTATGGGCGACTGGTCAACAAGGTTCGTGTTCAAGATGCCCGGTTTCAACAGCTCGCAATTGATTATCAGCAGCAGGTATTGAAGGCCAATGGCGAGGTCGAAGATGCAATCATCTTTTTTCTGAAGTCACAGGAAGCTGTGGCTTCGCTGCAGGCAAGTGTTGATGCAACTGCTGAGTCGGTCAGGCTGGCTTCGATTCAGTATCGCGAAGGGGCAATTACCTTTGATCGGGTCAACAATATGCAACGAGATTTGACTCAGGTTCAAGATCAATTAGCGGTTGCGGAGACGAATGTGGCTTTGAGTTTGATTCAAACCTACCGAGCGCTAGGGGGAGGATGGCAGATCAGATTAGGTGCATCGCCCGACGTCAGTATTCCGGCACCGGCCGAACCACCGGCTGAACCGATTCCGCCGGCACCCGATCCCGTGTAG
- the ppk2 gene encoding polyphosphate kinase 2, which produces MSADNSKKKNKHHNSEKLDAKTYKKELERLQTELAIMQDWIKATGHRMVIVFEGRDAAGKGGMIRRITERVSSRVFRIVALPAPSDREKTQLYVQRYIQHLPAAGEIVLFDRSWYNRLGVERVMGFCSDKEYFQFIGNCTEFEQALVEDGIQVIKYWLTVSNKEQQKRFEARINDPMRQWKLSPMDTEARCRWFDYSRARDAMLDATDSAHAPWHIVRTDNKKRGRLNCISHLLSMVPYENIKREKVKLPDRDQSDQYDDVAALECRNFVPEKY; this is translated from the coding sequence ATGTCCGCAGACAACTCAAAGAAGAAAAACAAGCATCACAACTCAGAAAAACTGGACGCAAAGACTTACAAGAAAGAGCTCGAGCGTCTCCAAACAGAGCTTGCCATCATGCAGGATTGGATTAAGGCGACAGGACACCGCATGGTGATTGTCTTCGAAGGTCGAGACGCAGCCGGTAAGGGTGGCATGATCCGGCGAATCACCGAACGTGTCAGCTCTCGTGTCTTTCGCATCGTTGCACTCCCCGCCCCGAGTGATCGAGAGAAAACACAACTCTACGTGCAACGTTATATCCAGCATCTTCCGGCTGCCGGCGAAATCGTTCTGTTCGATCGAAGCTGGTATAACCGCCTGGGGGTTGAGCGTGTGATGGGCTTCTGCAGTGACAAGGAATACTTTCAATTTATTGGCAATTGCACCGAATTTGAGCAGGCGTTGGTGGAAGATGGAATTCAGGTAATTAAGTATTGGCTGACCGTCAGCAACAAAGAACAACAAAAACGATTCGAAGCTAGGATCAACGATCCGATGCGACAGTGGAAATTGAGCCCGATGGACACGGAGGCACGCTGTCGATGGTTCGATTATTCACGTGCCCGGGATGCCATGCTAGACGCGACCGATTCCGCACACGCACCTTGGCATATCGTTCGAACGGACAACAAGAAGCGTGGCCGACTCAACTGCATTTCCCACTTACTGAGTATGGTTCCGTACGAGAATATCAAACGAGAAAAGGTTAAATTACCTGACCGAGATCAGTCAGACCAATACGATGACGTCGCCGCGCTGGAATGCCGAAATTTCGTCCCCGAGAAATACTAA
- a CDS encoding multidrug efflux RND transporter permease subunit, protein MISRFFIYRPIFASVISIVIVIGGAVSQSNLPIAKFPEISPPTVQVTTFYPGANAQVVAETIAAPIEQEVNGVENMLYMSSSSADDGSYTLNVTFQIGTDMDMATVLVQNRVAIANPKLPEDVRRQGVTTRKQSTQITQFITLTSEDNRYNDLFLSNYATINIKDELSRISGVGQVTVMGAEDYAMRVWLNPEKLEARNLTTEDVLATIQEQNVQVAAGRIGEPPSPAGTSFQLVVNTLGRLEDVKQFEDLIIKTVDGGRITRLSDVARVELGGKNYNRASTFNGQASTAIAVYQLPGANALDLANAIEAKLDDLKVNFPKGLRAEIPYDTTRFVKASIREVYNTLFIAIVLVIAVIFIFLQDWRTTIVPCAAIPVSLIGTFAFMGLIGFSINMLTLFGIILAIGIVVDDAIVVVENTATHLDAGLGPRAAAEKAMEEITGPVIATTLVLLAVFVPTAFMGGITGQMYRQFSLTISAAVLISTVNALTLSPALCGLLMRKTPEARNFFFRGFNHVFDKSTSAYSFVIGGMIRRVVFVMIVFLGLIAATVAGFISLPTGFLPTEDQGYAFVNVQLPDAASLERTTKVMKQIDKIMESTPGVADWVSIAGYSLLSGTSGSNQGLVVVVFEPWEDRTTPQLSQRGILTHIRKQFFQIQDAMLFAFIPPAIDGLGNAGGFQMQIQDRGGTSLQELQAVAREIVADGNAQSGLTALNTTFSASVPQLFVDIDRTKVKTLNVPLSSVFATLQTYLGSAYVNDFNRFGRTWQVRVQADHPYRVSPEDIARLDVRNRNQEMIPIGTFVNIEEVLGPQVIQRYNLYPSAQINGEPAPGYSSGQALNLMEQMASAKLPSGMGYEWTGMSYQEKQVGSEQYLIFGLAVVFVFLVLAAQYESWTSPAAVISVVPLAALGVVIALFVRGADNNIYTQIGIVLLVALASKNAILIVEFARDRRHGGASIRESAAAAAKLRFRAILMTAFSSILGFLPLLVSRGAGAASRQAVGNAVVGGMIAATCFSLLFVPSFFVVFQHLSEMSASKVKEEQPPQDDPPST, encoded by the coding sequence ATGATTTCACGTTTCTTCATTTATAGACCCATCTTCGCCTCAGTCATTTCGATTGTGATCGTAATTGGTGGAGCGGTATCGCAATCAAACCTCCCGATCGCTAAGTTCCCCGAGATCTCGCCTCCGACCGTCCAAGTCACGACGTTCTATCCGGGAGCAAATGCACAGGTTGTTGCTGAAACCATCGCGGCTCCGATTGAACAAGAAGTTAATGGTGTTGAGAACATGCTCTACATGTCGTCGAGCAGTGCGGATGACGGCTCCTACACATTAAACGTGACCTTCCAGATCGGCACCGACATGGACATGGCGACAGTTCTGGTGCAGAACCGCGTAGCCATCGCAAACCCCAAACTACCTGAGGATGTAAGACGCCAGGGCGTAACCACTCGAAAACAATCGACACAAATCACACAATTCATCACGCTCACGTCAGAGGATAATCGTTACAACGATTTATTCTTGAGCAACTATGCGACAATTAACATCAAAGACGAGCTGAGTCGAATCAGCGGTGTCGGTCAAGTGACCGTGATGGGCGCTGAAGACTACGCCATGCGAGTTTGGCTGAATCCTGAAAAACTGGAAGCCCGTAACCTGACCACGGAAGACGTGTTAGCAACGATCCAAGAGCAAAACGTACAAGTTGCGGCCGGACGTATCGGAGAACCACCTTCACCTGCCGGAACCTCGTTTCAACTGGTGGTCAACACACTGGGCCGTCTCGAGGATGTCAAGCAATTCGAAGATCTGATCATCAAGACGGTCGACGGTGGTCGTATTACGCGACTGAGTGATGTGGCACGAGTTGAACTAGGCGGCAAGAATTACAACCGTGCTTCCACTTTCAACGGGCAAGCGTCAACGGCGATTGCGGTGTATCAATTACCGGGTGCCAATGCTCTGGACTTAGCCAACGCAATCGAGGCCAAGCTGGACGACCTCAAGGTCAACTTCCCGAAGGGCTTGCGGGCAGAAATCCCTTACGACACAACGCGATTCGTCAAAGCTTCCATCCGCGAGGTATACAACACACTGTTTATCGCGATTGTACTCGTCATTGCTGTGATTTTCATCTTTCTGCAAGATTGGCGGACCACAATTGTGCCTTGTGCCGCGATCCCTGTCTCATTGATTGGGACGTTCGCATTCATGGGGCTGATCGGCTTTTCGATCAACATGCTTACGCTGTTTGGGATTATTTTAGCGATCGGCATTGTCGTTGATGACGCGATTGTCGTTGTCGAAAACACGGCAACTCATTTGGATGCTGGTCTGGGTCCGCGTGCGGCTGCCGAGAAGGCGATGGAAGAAATCACAGGCCCCGTGATTGCGACCACGTTGGTGCTGCTAGCCGTCTTTGTACCCACGGCCTTCATGGGTGGCATCACAGGACAGATGTACCGGCAATTTTCCCTGACTATTTCAGCAGCCGTGCTGATCAGTACCGTCAACGCGTTGACGCTCAGCCCCGCCCTCTGCGGCCTCCTAATGAGAAAGACACCGGAAGCACGCAACTTTTTTTTCCGCGGATTCAATCACGTATTCGACAAGTCGACCAGCGCCTACTCCTTCGTCATCGGCGGGATGATTCGGCGTGTTGTCTTCGTAATGATTGTCTTTCTTGGCCTTATCGCGGCTACCGTTGCTGGATTCATTTCGCTGCCGACCGGCTTCCTCCCCACGGAAGACCAAGGCTACGCCTTTGTGAATGTCCAGTTGCCCGATGCAGCATCGCTCGAACGCACGACGAAGGTCATGAAACAAATCGACAAGATCATGGAGTCGACACCCGGCGTTGCTGACTGGGTATCCATTGCAGGGTATTCACTATTAAGTGGCACCAGCGGATCAAATCAGGGTTTGGTTGTGGTTGTGTTCGAACCCTGGGAGGATCGGACGACACCCCAATTGAGCCAGCGTGGAATTCTGACGCACATTCGCAAACAGTTTTTCCAAATTCAAGATGCCATGTTATTTGCATTCATCCCCCCCGCCATCGACGGACTCGGAAATGCCGGTGGTTTTCAAATGCAGATTCAAGACCGTGGCGGTACCAGCTTGCAGGAACTGCAAGCGGTGGCACGGGAAATTGTTGCAGACGGCAACGCGCAGTCGGGACTCACCGCCCTCAATACAACCTTTAGCGCCAGCGTACCGCAGTTATTCGTCGATATCGACCGAACGAAGGTCAAAACATTGAATGTTCCCCTCAGCTCAGTATTCGCAACACTACAAACCTATCTGGGTTCCGCCTACGTGAACGATTTCAACCGATTTGGAAGAACTTGGCAGGTACGAGTACAAGCCGATCACCCCTACCGCGTCTCGCCAGAGGACATCGCCCGATTGGATGTTCGCAATCGAAATCAGGAAATGATTCCGATCGGTACATTCGTCAACATTGAAGAAGTACTCGGTCCACAAGTGATTCAGCGATACAACCTCTATCCAAGTGCTCAAATTAATGGTGAGCCGGCCCCCGGCTATAGCTCAGGACAAGCGTTGAATTTGATGGAGCAAATGGCCAGCGCCAAGCTACCATCCGGCATGGGTTACGAGTGGACGGGGATGTCGTATCAAGAGAAACAAGTTGGCAGTGAACAATACCTTATCTTTGGTCTTGCGGTCGTGTTCGTCTTTCTTGTCTTGGCCGCGCAATACGAAAGCTGGACGAGCCCGGCAGCAGTAATCTCAGTCGTGCCGCTGGCTGCCCTCGGAGTTGTCATCGCCTTGTTCGTTCGTGGAGCCGACAACAACATCTACACACAAATCGGGATCGTGCTGTTGGTAGCGCTCGCCAGCAAAAATGCAATCCTCATCGTCGAATTCGCTCGAGATCGACGACATGGCGGAGCCAGTATTCGAGAGTCAGCAGCGGCCGCCGCCAAGCTGCGATTTCGCGCGATCCTCATGACAGCCTTTTCATCAATCCTTGGCTTCCTCCCCCTGCTGGTCTCTCGTGGGGCAGGTGCGGCCAGTCGCCAAGCCGTCGGTAATGCGGTCGTCGGTGGCATGATTGCGGCCACTTGCTTTTCACTGCTCTTCGTACCATCCTTCTTTGTTGTCTTTCAGCATCTCAGCGAAATGTCAGCCAGCAAAGTCAAAGAAGAGCAGCCGCCTCAGGACGACCCGCCATCTACTTAA